A single Pseudomonas brassicacearum DNA region contains:
- a CDS encoding AglZ/HisF2 family acetamidino modification protein — MQRKRVIPCLLLKDRGLVKTVKFKSPKYIGDPVNAIRIFNEKEVDELVLLDIEASLLGREPDYELIAEVAGECFMPICYGGGIRTLEHAQKIFSLGIEKIALNSAALADIELLRQIADQFGSQSVVCSMDCKKSLLGRYSVYSQAGMKDTKVSPIEWARKAEAAGAGEIFLNSIDRDGMMQGYDIPLIKSVVAAVDIPVIACGGAGSIADLNEPFEKAGVSAVAAGSFFVFHGKHKAVLISYPDLNQNFSRA; from the coding sequence ATGCAAAGAAAACGTGTAATACCCTGTCTTCTATTGAAGGATAGAGGACTCGTCAAAACGGTAAAATTTAAATCACCTAAATATATTGGCGATCCAGTAAACGCAATCCGAATTTTTAATGAAAAAGAAGTTGATGAGCTGGTACTGTTAGATATCGAAGCGTCATTATTAGGGCGCGAACCTGACTATGAGCTAATCGCAGAAGTTGCCGGTGAGTGTTTTATGCCTATTTGCTACGGCGGGGGCATTCGTACTCTTGAGCATGCACAGAAAATTTTTTCGTTAGGTATTGAGAAAATCGCGTTGAATTCCGCCGCTTTGGCCGATATTGAGTTGTTGAGACAGATTGCCGATCAGTTTGGCTCTCAAAGTGTGGTTTGCTCAATGGATTGCAAAAAAAGCTTGCTCGGGAGATATTCGGTTTATTCCCAGGCGGGCATGAAAGATACCAAAGTTTCGCCGATCGAATGGGCAAGGAAAGCTGAAGCGGCAGGGGCTGGTGAAATATTCCTTAATTCCATTGATCGTGACGGAATGATGCAGGGGTATGATATTCCTTTAATAAAATCAGTCGTCGCTGCTGTGGATATTCCTGTAATAGCGTGTGGTGGTGCGGGGTCAATAGCTGATCTAAACGAGCCGTTCGAAAAGGCAGGGGTGTCTGCGGTTGCTGCAGGAAGTTTCTTCGTTTTTCACGGGAAGCATAAAGCTGTTTTAATCAGCTATCCTGATCTTAATCAGAACTTTTCGAGAGCTTAA
- a CDS encoding N-acetyl sugar amidotransferase encodes MYRVCTRCVMDETDTNIKFDENGVCSHCHKFDDVQSHQLFTGDEGEVRLQSLVKKIKEDGSGKDYDCIIGLSGGVDSSYLAVKIKDLGLRPLVVHVDAGWNSELAVSNIEKIIKYCGYDLHTHVMNWEEMRDLQLSYMKAAVANQDVPQDHAFFSSMYHFAVKNNIKYILSGGNLATESVFPDNWHGSAMDAINLKDIHRRYGSKPLRDYKTISFIDYYFWYPFVKGMRTVRPLNFMDYDKREAEAYLQETVGYRSYARKHGESIFTKLFQNYYLPTKFGYDKRKLHYSSMILSGQLSREEALSKLAEPLYDPQELEVDIDYFCKKVRINRQQFDELMNMPIHDYSDFKNWDKLQTLAKKSQMLLQRILGRRVSVYS; translated from the coding sequence GTGTATAGAGTATGTACTCGTTGTGTAATGGATGAAACTGATACCAATATTAAGTTTGATGAAAATGGCGTCTGCAGCCACTGCCATAAATTTGACGATGTACAGTCTCATCAACTATTCACCGGGGATGAAGGCGAGGTTCGCTTGCAGAGCCTCGTAAAAAAAATAAAAGAAGACGGATCAGGTAAAGATTACGATTGCATCATCGGGTTGAGTGGGGGAGTAGATAGTTCTTATTTGGCGGTAAAGATTAAAGATTTAGGGTTGCGCCCATTAGTTGTTCATGTAGATGCAGGTTGGAATAGCGAGCTGGCTGTTAGTAATATCGAGAAAATTATTAAGTATTGCGGTTATGATCTCCATACTCATGTTATGAATTGGGAAGAAATGCGGGATCTGCAGCTTTCTTATATGAAGGCTGCGGTTGCGAATCAAGATGTACCTCAAGATCATGCTTTCTTTTCAAGTATGTATCATTTTGCTGTAAAGAATAATATTAAATATATCCTCAGTGGTGGGAATTTAGCGACGGAATCGGTCTTTCCTGATAACTGGCATGGCAGTGCGATGGACGCTATAAATCTGAAGGATATTCATCGTCGATACGGATCTAAACCTCTTAGGGATTATAAGACCATTAGTTTTATTGACTACTATTTTTGGTACCCATTTGTTAAGGGTATGCGCACGGTGCGCCCATTGAATTTTATGGACTACGATAAAAGGGAAGCTGAGGCGTATCTTCAGGAAACTGTTGGGTATCGATCATATGCACGTAAGCATGGCGAGTCTATTTTTACTAAGTTGTTTCAGAATTATTACCTCCCTACGAAATTTGGTTATGATAAGCGCAAGCTGCACTACTCCAGCATGATCCTTTCCGGGCAGCTGTCTCGTGAAGAGGCTTTGTCCAAACTTGCTGAACCGCTTTATGATCCACAAGAGCTCGAAGTCGATATCGACTACTTCTGCAAAAAGGTACGAATCAACCGTCAGCAATTCGATGAGTTGATGAATATGCCAATCCATGATTATTCAGATTTTAAGAATTGGGATAAGTTACAGACACTCGCTAAAAAGTCTCAGATGCTGCTGCAGAGGATTCTTGGGCGACGTGTCAGCGTTTATTCTTAA
- a CDS encoding glycosyltransferase family 4 protein, translated as MLKVAHVTSVHSRYDIRIFRKECRTLAANGYNVFLVVADGKGDEINDGVKIIDAGLLRGRLNRIFRTTRNVLRRSKELNADIYHLHDPELLPIGLKLKKQGKVVIFDSHEDVPKQLLSKPYLSPTIRRLVSVAFSFFERFACPKLDGILTATPFIRDKFLAINPNTLDINNFPMIGELDADVPWDQKKNEICYVGGITSIRGIREVVTALKYVKNDVRLNLVGGFSEPGLETESKQLEGWSFVNQCGQLGRSEVREVLGRSIAGLVTFHPLPNHVDAQPNKMFEYMSSGIPVIASNFPLWREIIEGNDCGICVDPLDSKAIAESIDYLLGNPDRAKQMGLNGQKAVFAHYNWDLEGRKLLNYYSDLKKSKGLV; from the coding sequence TTGTTGAAAGTAGCCCACGTAACTTCGGTTCACTCTAGATACGATATACGCATTTTTAGAAAAGAGTGCAGAACCTTGGCGGCAAATGGATATAATGTATTTTTAGTTGTGGCAGATGGAAAAGGTGATGAGATCAATGACGGGGTCAAAATTATAGATGCCGGGCTGCTTCGTGGCCGACTCAACCGTATATTTCGCACAACAAGGAATGTGTTGCGACGGTCAAAGGAGTTAAACGCTGATATTTATCATCTGCATGATCCGGAGCTGTTGCCGATAGGATTGAAGTTGAAGAAACAAGGGAAGGTCGTCATATTTGATTCACATGAAGATGTTCCCAAGCAACTGCTGAGCAAACCTTATCTTTCACCGACAATCCGTCGTTTGGTTTCTGTTGCGTTTTCTTTTTTTGAACGTTTCGCATGCCCCAAATTAGACGGGATTCTTACTGCAACGCCATTTATTCGCGACAAGTTTTTGGCTATTAATCCCAATACGCTGGATATCAACAACTTCCCCATGATTGGCGAATTGGATGCAGACGTACCTTGGGACCAAAAGAAGAATGAGATCTGTTATGTCGGCGGCATCACCTCCATTCGCGGAATCCGAGAAGTCGTGACTGCTCTGAAATATGTTAAGAATGATGTTCGTTTGAATTTGGTTGGTGGATTTTCCGAGCCTGGTCTGGAGACTGAAAGCAAGCAGTTGGAAGGTTGGTCTTTTGTTAATCAATGTGGTCAGCTCGGGCGCTCGGAGGTTCGAGAGGTTTTGGGAAGATCGATTGCGGGCTTAGTAACCTTTCACCCATTGCCAAATCACGTAGATGCACAGCCAAACAAAATGTTTGAGTATATGTCCTCAGGCATTCCGGTAATTGCATCAAATTTTCCATTGTGGCGCGAAATTATAGAAGGAAACGACTGCGGTATTTGCGTTGATCCTTTAGATTCGAAAGCTATTGCTGAGAGCATAGATTACTTACTGGGTAATCCTGATCGTGCCAAGCAAATGGGCTTAAATGGTCAAAAAGCGGTGTTTGCACATTACAACTGGGATCTCGAAGGCCGTAAGCTGCTCAACTACTACTCTGATTTAAAGAAATCGAAGGGGCTGGTATGA
- the wecB gene encoding non-hydrolyzing UDP-N-acetylglucosamine 2-epimerase has protein sequence MKIFTIIGARPQFIKASVVSMAIAQKKGLTETIIHTGQHFDSNMSDIFFDQLGIPRPDHQLDIHGGSHGEMTGRMMIEIEQVMLREKPDRVLVYGDTNSTLAGALVAAKLHVPVAHIEAGLRSYNMRMPEEINRIVTDQVSDILFCPTQTAVDNLQREGFSQKPVEILNVGDVMQDSALFFAKRAVAPKGLDQAQGFILATLHRAENTDDLLRLSAIVNALNEIHQSIAPVVMPLHPRTRSALASAGLKLDVNVIEPVGYLEMIWLLQRAGLVLTDSGGVQKEAFFFNKACVTVRDQTEWVELVTLGANVLVGAESLSIVNAVANNFNRAVIDSDQLYGGGQAAVRIADHLLRS, from the coding sequence ATGAAGATTTTTACTATAATTGGCGCTCGCCCGCAGTTCATCAAAGCCAGCGTTGTCTCTATGGCCATCGCTCAAAAGAAGGGCCTGACGGAAACCATCATACATACGGGTCAGCACTTTGATTCCAATATGTCTGACATTTTTTTTGATCAACTCGGGATACCTAGGCCTGATCACCAGTTAGATATACATGGCGGTTCGCACGGAGAAATGACGGGCCGTATGATGATAGAAATTGAACAGGTTATGCTCAGGGAGAAGCCTGATCGAGTATTGGTTTATGGGGATACAAATTCAACGTTGGCTGGCGCTTTAGTCGCTGCGAAGTTGCATGTTCCTGTAGCGCATATCGAGGCAGGTTTGCGTAGTTATAATATGCGGATGCCCGAAGAGATAAATCGGATTGTTACTGATCAGGTGAGTGATATTCTTTTTTGTCCAACCCAAACAGCGGTGGATAATTTGCAGCGGGAGGGCTTCTCCCAAAAGCCTGTAGAAATATTAAACGTTGGCGACGTAATGCAGGATAGCGCATTATTTTTCGCCAAAAGGGCGGTCGCTCCAAAAGGTCTCGATCAAGCCCAAGGTTTTATTCTTGCTACGTTGCATCGAGCAGAAAACACGGACGACCTCCTGCGATTGAGCGCGATCGTCAATGCGTTGAATGAAATACATCAATCAATAGCTCCTGTGGTTATGCCGCTGCATCCCCGCACACGTAGTGCGCTTGCCAGCGCGGGGTTGAAACTAGATGTCAATGTCATTGAGCCAGTCGGATATTTAGAGATGATCTGGCTTCTTCAACGAGCTGGCCTGGTGTTAACCGATAGTGGTGGAGTGCAAAAAGAAGCGTTTTTCTTCAACAAGGCCTGCGTAACAGTGCGTGATCAAACCGAGTGGGTTGAGCTGGTCACCTTGGGCGCCAACGTGTTGGTGGGTGCCGAGAGTTTATCGATAGTCAACGCTGTGGCTAATAATTTTAACAGGGCTGTTATCGACAGTGACCAGTTGTATGGGGGAGGACAGGCTGCCGTCCGCATAGCTGACCATCTTCTGAGGAGCTAA
- a CDS encoding glycosyltransferase family 4 protein — translation MKIWYIHPYAGGPGVGRYWRPYYFSKYWNRAGCQSLIISAAYHHLLEPDEYRHASLERDGAKYVYVPTTKYRKNGFKRTLSMLVFSCLLFPFCFLQAHRTGRPDVIIYSSPHPFGVPSVWLAAKIFRAKFVFEVRDIWPLSLVELGGLRPDSLLVRITGWIEKFAYKQADKVISLLPCADKHMIERGLDPQKFLWVPNGVDIEEVSLNSSADGQLLRDIRRYKEEGYFILVYAGAHGEPNALEGLVRAAKILEAKKMKIKILLIGKGERKEELKNFVVLNALSSVEFFEQQPKEVVVSALSVATAGYISLKGQPIFRFGISPNKLWDYMLSGLPIIFACKAGNDPVEDYSCGFSADPEDAEDIARAISKLYETSETERVSMGRRGHEAVMSFYAYEKLSLTVTKALEAVPHAKS, via the coding sequence ATGAAAATTTGGTATATACATCCATACGCGGGTGGTCCAGGAGTTGGACGGTACTGGCGGCCCTACTATTTCTCCAAGTATTGGAATAGAGCTGGTTGTCAGTCTTTAATTATCTCAGCTGCTTATCACCATCTTTTAGAGCCCGATGAGTATCGGCATGCCTCCCTTGAGAGAGACGGTGCTAAGTATGTGTATGTACCAACAACAAAATATCGAAAGAACGGTTTTAAACGAACCCTTTCGATGCTAGTTTTTTCGTGTTTGTTGTTTCCGTTCTGCTTTCTTCAGGCCCACAGAACAGGAAGGCCTGACGTTATTATATATTCTTCGCCTCACCCTTTCGGTGTGCCCAGTGTTTGGTTGGCTGCAAAAATTTTTCGTGCCAAGTTTGTCTTTGAAGTGAGAGATATTTGGCCGCTCAGTTTAGTGGAGCTTGGTGGTTTGCGGCCCGATAGCCTACTAGTGCGGATAACGGGTTGGATTGAAAAATTTGCATATAAACAAGCAGATAAGGTCATCAGTTTATTGCCTTGTGCCGATAAACATATGATAGAGAGGGGGTTGGATCCGCAAAAATTTCTTTGGGTGCCTAATGGTGTCGATATAGAAGAAGTTAGCCTGAATTCCTCGGCAGACGGGCAGTTGCTACGGGATATACGGCGCTATAAGGAAGAAGGCTATTTTATCCTTGTTTATGCAGGGGCTCACGGTGAGCCCAATGCCTTAGAGGGGCTTGTTCGTGCCGCTAAGATTCTTGAAGCAAAAAAAATGAAAATAAAAATTCTCCTGATTGGGAAGGGAGAACGAAAAGAAGAGCTGAAGAATTTCGTGGTGTTGAATGCATTGAGCTCGGTAGAGTTTTTTGAACAGCAGCCAAAAGAAGTGGTCGTGTCTGCTCTGAGTGTTGCGACGGCTGGTTATATTTCTTTAAAAGGACAACCGATATTTAGGTTTGGGATAAGCCCGAATAAATTATGGGATTATATGCTCTCCGGTTTGCCTATTATTTTTGCATGTAAAGCCGGAAATGACCCGGTCGAGGACTATAGTTGTGGTTTTAGCGCTGACCCTGAAGACGCAGAGGATATAGCGAGGGCTATTTCGAAACTCTATGAGACTTCCGAAACTGAAAGGGTTTCGATGGGGCGTCGAGGCCATGAGGCCGTTATGTCTTTTTATGCCTATGAAAAGCTTTCTCTAACTGTTACGAAGGCACTAGAGGCGGTTCCGCATGCCAAATCCTGA